The genomic stretch TCCGGCTCCGCAATTCGGGTCTTCAAACACAACAGTGGGTGACCTCCAATAATGAGCACACTACCTAAAAAAACAGTTGGATAGAATTCTGATCTACAGCACACCCAATGTCTGCAGTAACATAGAACACGTTTAAAAGGATTAAAGTGGCTATAGTGGATCTTCCAACACTACGAAACAGGATTTAGCTATATTCTGCCTACCAAACAGCATGTTGCATCAATCAAGGCAGGTTTTTATTACAACACTTGTTCTCATACTTCTGCATTTCCACACCTACTGTAACTGCcgctttgtctttctctttcgtactgtattgtactgtatagcACCGTTGTAGGTGTGGTGtgaagtttatttgttttttggttcaGGTTTAACATTCACAGacgcacatgtacacacacacacacacacacacacacacacagtcacctgAGATCCTGACTTACTAGTTATCAAAGGTCACATTCAACAACCAGGAACCATGAAGGTTTACTGCTAAGAAAACGCTCTCACTGCTTCCCAGGCTTGTGATCATAAAATATTGACACTCGTCCATTAATTGAAGAAAGCGCTCCTATTACTTTGGGGTAATAAAAGCAGTcctacaatacaatacaaacagtCTTTTTGTATTGTAGACATGCAAAGTCTGGAGAAGCTGCTGAGAGATGCTATTGCACACGGCCAGCCGAGAACCCACCGCCCCTGGAAGAAGATTCTCATTGTGGTGGAGGGCATATACAGGTATACACAATAAtctttcacacagacacatgtacaGTGCACGTACACTCGCAAACATTAAGGCTTGTGTGAGATAATTAAGCTGACTTggctttatttcttttgttttctttttacaccaCTCCTGTTACATTATCACATTGTTTACTGCCAATTACTCGACACCCATAGTTATCTGGGTGAGGTCTCATTCATTCTTTAAGTAGCTTGACTGGTATTTAGGGTTGTCGCGATTTTCCCAGTAAATTTCTCCCCACCCCCGCCTACTTTCACCCGGTGAAAgaaatcaaacaacaaacacagcgTGACTTACCGGCCGATAGCATGCAGCTATAGGGTAACGTTGGCTTACTGGTAGCCTGCAGCTTGACTTTCCCAGACACCACGGCCACTGCTGGAGTCGGAGATCCAAAGCAcccttctgccatctagtgACTATTATTGTGGCATGGGGGGAGGaatgtttaatttgaaaatgtaatcaaactGGGACCTTAAAGTCAAATTGTAGATATGGAGAATTGTGACACACCAACTGGTAGTGCATTTCTCACTTCATTTGTACATTTGAGGCaaactttaaaacagaaagcaaTGTATAGTATTTCCCTATATTCATTTAAACAATGCCCTTGGTGTGTTTCACACGTATAGTTGGGGTGTTAGTCTTCAGGACCTATGAAAGGCTAGGTAAATCAATACCTCTACAGCATGACTTTGTAATATCTTAAAGGCTGCtttttatcatgtgaatatGTCCCCATACTCACTGTAGAGGCAAACTATTTTGCAGTAAAACAATGAAGCACTTACGTATACAAGATACGCTACTGGTCAAAGGTTTGgtgtcacttagaaatttccattgcactccataatagacagaataccagctgaggtCAGTtccattgcttttatttaacgAGGGCAGCAgtttacattatgtgcttacataattgcggAAGAGTTCTTCaattgttttctcacaaaacgTATGGCTATGCCAATTTCATGGTGGAGCGCCTCCTTTCAGCATAACCTATTCCTTGATCTTTGCAGTGTACTTCCTATAAAAGCAGTCAATCCTGTTGATCAATAGAGTTCTAAGAAAAACTGTgctaatgcatttttaatgaggTTTCATTTCCAGCAGGCCTTTTCAAAGCAACACCTCCACATATGCAATTGAACGAGGTTAAACAGTTGGCGATAGGATCAACTGCTCACACACTACCTCCATTATacatatatgtaatatattgaGAAGGGAGTGAGAAAGCTCATTGCATTCAAATAAACTGTTTATCAGGTTTCTGTATGTCATGATGTACTGCTCTGAATTTGTTAATTTTGACTTCATTTTCTTGTGCTGAAGTATGGAGGGGTCCATCGTGCGTCTGCCAGAGGTTGTTGCCCTAAAGAAGCGTTACAAGGCGTATCTGTACCTGGATGAGGCCCACAGTATCGGGGCCCTGGGGCCTAACGGCAGAGGAGTGGTGGACTACTTTGGCCTGGATCCCAAAGACGTCGACATCATGATGGGAACGTTTACCAAGAGTTTTGGTGCTGCCGGAGGTTACATTGGAGGCAAACAGGTTGGTGGATGAAACTGAGGCTGTAAGCTCAGACGGTGGAATAGGAAGCCTTTTGTGTTAGAACACTTAGTCATCCTCTTTAGGAACTTTAGCAATTTCCCAACTGCTGAGAGCCAGCACGTTGTGTGTCATTCAGTTTTGATATTGGTCATCACCGTTTACCAGCaaaaggagattttttttttttaaggaattgTCTTTCTGTTTCAAGTTGAGTAGAGCTCCAACCACGAGTACTTCAGTTGGCCTAGCCCAAGGTTaagacaaatatacaaatacaaagcaAGAGTAACATACATACAGCATACAAGAAATGACTCTGTCTGAAACACAGTGGAATTATTGGACAGATTTCATGCCCAAAATGTCCAGATGACGGTTCTCTccctgaagtgtgtgtgtgtgtgtgtgtgtgtgtgtgtgtgtgtgtgtgtgtgtgtgtgtgtgtgtgtgtgtgtgtgtNNNNNNNNNNNNNNNNNNNNNNNNNNNNNNNNNNNNNNNNNNNNNNNNNNNNNNNNNNNNNNNNNNNNNNNNNNNNNNNNNNNNNNNNNNNNNNNNNNNNNNNNNNNNNNNNNNNNNNNNNNNNNNNNNNNNNNNNNNNNNNNNNNNNNNNNNNNNNNNNNNNNNNNtgtgtgtgtgtgtgtgtgtgtgtgtgtgtgtgtgtgtgtgtgtgtgtgtgtgtgtgtgaataaacaaACCCTAAAATTggtttatttttagatatttttcattctaatttttttattttagcggtggcacagaggaaacactgatttTATCCATCGGGCCTGCTACATTACAACAAAGTTTCTCTTTACAATGTGTTTCCTGTACTGCACAACTGCTTTCTGTAGAAACGCATTATGTAAGAAATATTCTCTTAATTAAGTAATAATAACCAAATTATGCATGCATCGCctcattttgaattaaaacatgaaccaaatatgtaattattttcttggtattttgtaataaattatacttaatgttgCAGTTCTTAAAAAAATTCGGggttgcacttttttttaaatttaatatagTGCATTAAGTTATAACCAAACAAAATGGATGTctctatttattctttttttttttaacattgtcatGTTTATATAATGAATTCTTCCGTAAGTCATGCCGACTCAAATTCGGTTTAAAAATCATAGGATTTATTGATTATTCCCCAAAAAATAAGTAAACTTATAATTAATAGTTACCAAATAATTCAAGTTTGTAGCTGATTTGACAATAACGGTGTATATTCAGAAGtatttcttcttcataaaacgtTGAATTGCAGCTGTGTTTGGAAGGCTCTGTGACACTAAATCAACCGGTTTTGTCTTAAAGTCTAAAGCTACGTGAGACTCGTAGTAAACCTGCAAAATGTCCCTGAAAGAAATGTTCCCGTgttgtttaattaattattttctttggatgACCAACAAGTGTCTCCAGACAAAAACctatatttagtatattataattaacataaaataatttgagCCAATTTATATGTTGGGGGTTTAGAATGCAAATGAGCGTTTGCCCCCTGAATTATACATCAAACTGTATTACACATGACTGTAATGcaccttaacatttaaacaacaataGACCAGCTTAACTAAACCAAATTACCTCAACAGCAACTAACTGGgattaattaaagaaaaccaCAGACATGGTCCTGGTTTTGTACTCACGGCAAATGAGCCCCCAACCTGTTACGACCGAACAAAAGACGGCGATGCACAGCAACGTAACaataataaagtgacatttattaaataatgatgCAAACAAGAGCACGATGAGGTGTGATTGTCAGTTTCAGTGATCAATGAAGGTGTACGGATGTAATGGAGAATGTGAGGTGCGTGTTGTCAGTAGTTACCATAGagaaaacatgttggtgtgCCGTCTGGAGGATGCGGCCGCCCGGTCTCGGGGCAGGCGGGGTTAAATAGTCTGGGAGGACTGGGCCCGGTGATCACAGTCGTCTCATTATCGCCTCCGCTACACCTGCAAGTTAACAAGACAAACAACAGTACACATGTAGGACAGGCCCAGGGCCGGCACACCAACAAACATGACATAATCTTCATAGCTAGTTGTGTGTATGCAGTAGTTATTATATAATCGTGAGGAGTAGTTTGAGTTTTCTCACATCGCAACAGGGTTTGCTCCCCCAGCCGCTGTACCCTCCAGAGTTTACCCACGCGGCTATGGGGTTGCCTTCTTCCTCCCACCCAGAAGTTGTGGTGGCTCTCACACCACCATCTTCCTCCTGCACCGCTGTCGGGGTCTTGACTATTTACCCATAGCTGGGGCTATTTACCCATAGCTGGGACAGTGGTTGACGGGCATCAGGGTGTTTCCACTCACCGATGGGCCTGCATGCCGCGTCTCTGGGGCCCACTGCTGCTCCGAGATCCTGTACAACTTAGCCTGGAACCACGAGGGCCCAGTTACCATGTGTGCCACGGGGAGGCGTGTACGAGGTCTTGGCAGTGGAGAGGCTATGTACCGGCGGAGGAGGCGACACACTGGGCTCCTCTTTCCGCCCCTGAAAACGCGGGGCTGTCCGGTGGCAGTAGCTGAAATCAGAGAGTGGCAAGCAGGAGcagcatgcagcatgcagcatgtagcatgtagcatgtagcatgcGGCATGCATTATGTAGCATGCTTACCCTAACTACAGGCACTAACTGCTCTAACACTACTGCACTGACGCATCACACGCCTTGCGAGCaaacgcgcgcacacacacatgcacacacatgcacacgtacacacaaacgtacacacacacaaacatacagacagacacacacacagagacagacagagacagacagacagacatagacccacccacccacccacagacacacattgagACAGCCAGACACATACACCCACGCACAGACCCACACGCACAGACTGTTAGAGCCAGCTACACAcaggcccacacacacatgtacacacacacgtacacacacactcacacacacatacacacacacagatacacacacacacacacacacatacagacagagccagctacatacagacaaacacccacacacaagacagacagacagatactaTACCAGTACAAATGCATTCTCTTCCTCAACCAGGCAGAAGCTTTTTGTACCACTTCTTCTTCAGCTTTTGTATGATCTGATCTGATGatcacacgtacacacacacacacacacacacacacacacacacaaacacagacagacagacatagaccCACATGCAGAcccaaaacagacacacacacatagacaaacacatacacccatacacacagacccacacggacagacagacccacacaaaAAGATAGAGCCGGCCAGTCACGCGCAGATAGAGCCAgccagtcacacacagacagacccacacacgtacacacacacctatttacatacacacacacacacacggaccgAGCTAGTtacacacgtacacagacacgcactcacacacgtacacacatatagacagagccatctacacacaaacacccataCATAGACCCACCCACACAAAGATTTACCCACACACAGATTCACCCACACACCCGACAGACCCACAGACAGATACTATACCAGTACAAATGCGTTCTCTTCCTCAGCCAGGCAGAAGCTTTTTgttccacttcttcttctttggctttTGCATGATCTGGCTTCAAGGTGGACCTCAAGGTGCTCTCAGTCATCTCCCACTCCTGCTCTTTTTCCTGCTGAGTCAGCTTCAAGCTTTCTGTGGCCTGAAGGAGGGATGCCTTGTCCTCCTTCCACTGGTTGAGCTTACTCTTCAGCTGCTGCTCAGTCTTTTTCAGAGAAGCCAGGAGGCAGTCACTCGCAAAGCTCTGCTCGTCAATCTGAGCCACATGGGAGGCTCTTGTTTTCTCACTCTCCTCCAGCAGGGAGGCTTCTTCCCGATGCCACAGGACACGCTTACTCTCCAGCTGATGTTCACACTTCTTCTCAAGAGCAGCAATGATGTTCTTGTTGCTTTGGTTCTGCATCTCCAGCTGGGCTCTATGAGAAGCCTGAGATCTTTCCAGAATGTCCTTTGCCTCTTCCTCTTGTTCTCGGAGAGCTTCCTCCATCTTGCTCAGTTTATCCTTcagctcctgagcttgagccctctccatctccagatGGCTCTCTAACGTCACATTGGTGGTCTTACCTACCGTGAGCATCTGGATCTCTTCTCAAAGCTGCAGCTTCTGAGTCGCCACAATATTGTAAAGGGTCTGCTTCTCTCCCTTCACCTGCTTTAATTCAACTTTCAGGTCTTCAGTAATGAAGATCTGAAGTTCCAGATCTTTTTCGGCTTTTCGCAGCCTGGTGCAGATTTTTCCCAGCTGGGATTTCAGATGCTCTGTTTCACCGGGTGGGGAGGGGACACGTTGAGCCAGAGCCTCatccagctgggctctatgggaagcctgggatctttGCATTTtctcctttgcctccttctCTTGTTCTCGGATGGCTTCCTCCGTCTTGCTCAATTTTTCCTTCAGCTCCTGAACTTGAGCCCTCTCCCTCCCCAGAAAGCTCTCCAACTCTAACTGCACGTTTGTCTTACCTACCTTGAGAGTCTCCACTTCCCTTTTCagggcctccttctctcccttgaTCTGCTCCAATTCGGCTTTCAGGCCCTCAGCAATGAAGGTCTGCGGGTCCAGATCTTTTTCGGATTTTCGCAGCCTGGTGCAGATTTTTCCCAGCTGGGCTTTCAGATGTTCTGTTTCCCTAAGTGGGGAGGGGACACGTTCAGCAAGCTGAACTTTCAGCTCACCTATCTCCTTCTGCATCAGCTCTTCCTCATGGCTCCAACTGCTgccctctctctgttgttggAGCTGATCGAGGAGATCGGCCAACAAGTCCTCTCTGATGACCAGGTGAAGTCTTCCCTCAGATTTACCTTGGGTGAGCGTCGCCTCGCTGTCCTTCAGCTCACACCGTACCTGTTCTTCAAGTGAACTGAGATAGAAACTAATTTGCGGTTCAGTCGCTCTGGAGTTGAAGTCCatgttttccattgtttttttgctctcGTTGCAATGTGCACCTTTGGATTGTCACAAATGACTCTCTGCTACAAACTGCTGTTTGAGTGAATGTGTCAGAACTAAAGTTGGGTCCTAgtattcaatgtgtttttatgacaacaacaacatgttttcttatgttttcaATCCAAATGGTCCTTGGTTCTGTTCCATTCTATCTGGGATTCTATTGTTGCTATGGGAaaccagtttgtttgtttgattataCAGTATGGATGTCAGGATTTCTGATGATTATAAAATATGGCAGAAACAACACTTTATGAAATATCGAAACCATCCAGGCGGTACCGTACGTACCTGAAACCGGTGATTTGATGGCACTGCtctttttaaacagtttaacaacaaaactcGGACTGAGCATTAGTAGCTAGTAGCTAGTAGCCCAGTATCTCAGATTTTAATCAAACCTCATATATtatgaatgtgtcccaaaaACAAAGGCCTGTCAAACATTTCTGTTCAAAGGTTAGATATAgtgatatattttgaaaataaaacttgctTGAATATCTCATATCTGATATCTATCCTGCAGctattacaaaacacaattttggCTGTTCACAGCAttgtcttttaatgtgacaaaaataataatttggacTAAACGTATTGTGTGCCAGTTGTTGGacaattggaaaaataaaatggactCATTCtatattgtattgtaatttctttgtcaGGAACTGATAGACTACCTGCGGCGCCACTCGCACAGTGCCCTGTATGCCACCTCCATGTCCCCCCCTGTGGCCCAGCAGATAATCACCTCTATGAGGATCATCATGGGAGAGGACGGGACCACACTGGGTAGGTGccagaaaatgacaataatcaGTAAAGAGTGCATCTCTGTATTGGCAGCAGCGTTCCGTAATAAGAAGAGAGGGCACTAAAGCCAGCTTTAATCCCCGTCTGGTCTCAAAGATGGTGAGATGACAGACATCATCTTTTAGGCTGTGATCTGAAACCGCCCCATCAGCAAACAGTTGCATGTTCTTGCAAACACGAAATAACCTGTTCTCAGCCAACTGTTATTTTGCTGTGGAGTTAAATGACgtcagatgtttgttttttccaatcTGAGTTGAAGTGTTTTCAACTGGAGATAGTGTAGAAATGCAGTCCTGTTGAGCGTTACTTGATTTCCAGGTACCTcatgttttgtctgtctgatttgCGCATGTAGTTACACGATACCATCAATGACCACATGGTGGCAGGATAAGCCTGTGTCTCAGAGCTAATTCATTCCTGCAAACCAGTCTGTAGCTGATGACTGGCTGCTGGCAGACATTAGTTACTATAGCGTCAACTCTCATCAGCTTTGCCACCttttgtactttgactttttgataCTGCGTGTGCTGGTTTCCCTTGACAATGTTTCATTTCCACCCAAGAGATAAAAGCTACTATCTATGGCCAACTGGCAATAATTTACTAGTCAATAAAGGTGTGGAAAACGACAGCCTTCTCAAAGGGTATTGCGTGTGAACCCATTCTAGATATAACATAAAGCCACAGGTGGGTTTTAGATTGTCCTATAAtcttagtttttaaaatgagtgaCAGTTGGTAGGTTAAGCTGGATTGCTTGGgtggaaaatatatttattttctaatagTTTGAGATGGTTACTTCTGATTTTTAAGAACCAGTTTTTATTCAAGCTAAAGAGTTACACAagataatttttcttttttttcttttcacaaccCATTCTGAGGATGGCGCAATAAAACCTTCAGTATTATCGTGTTTCTTCAGCACGGTTTTGCATATTTAAAGGTCTCTTTCTGTAGTcctctttttaaagcagatgtgGGGACAGTTCCCTACCTCTGTCCGATTCAGCCCAGGCTGATGGGAGGTCTTGAAGTGGTGGTATGTCGACTCTTCTACCCTCTGCCTTTTATGGCTttcagatgtgtgtttttttgccttcATGCTGGGTACAACACAGCATGGTGCTTAGCACCAGAGATCTGTGCAGATCAAACTCTGTTGGACTCatctcctacacacacaaacaggtcaCTAAGTCTTGTTTTGCTCGGGGGGCTGCACCCCTTGACTCTTTACGGGGCTTGATTGATGCAGCCTTGCTCAAATATCAGATTACCTCGCTCCCCAGTCATTCAATCATTATGTACAGAATTAAACACCTGGAGCAACCTTCATTGTACGACTGCCAGACTGGCTGACTTTACAACATATCCCAGCCTCCTTGTAGGAGACCAACAATGGCTGTCtgattagttgcagccctatcaCTGTTTGAAATTCAGGCGTTTGAAGATTCAGACACTGACACAAAGTCGAGGTGACAGTTGAGCTGTCTGGTAACAGTTTGTTGCTGCGTTCAAGTTGCTGAGGCACGGCTGCTCATGGTTCCTGGCACAGGCCTGCATCAAAATGGAcatttgttgtttgaagctTATTTCAATCAAATATGTAGATGGGACATAAGGGTTTAGGACAGGCAAAGCTTTCAATATAAAAgaatttgtgtttaaaaagcaaaatgtcTGAATATTCAGTGCCTATAGAAAATCATCATACcctgtaaaaatgttaaagttttGTCACATTACACCctggaaattaaaatacattaaatctaACTATTTCCAGatgtatttacacattaaaactcTCAACATCAAAGTGAAAATAACGATTTAAAAACATCCTGAACAATCATTCAAATGTAATTAGTAAAATACCTGGTTTGTATAAGTGATCAGCCCCTTGGAGTAATCATTATAAACTTAATCACGTACAACCAGTTCATTTCCAGATCACACACCATGCTAATTGCTGCCCACCTGACATCCATTGTAATGATTTTGATTACTTCCTAATAAAAGCGGCTGTTCCATGATGATTCCATTACTAGTAGTGCAAGGCAACGCAAAGAATACACCATGGTTGGAAAGGTGCTTTCAAAAGGGCTCCGGGATAAAGTTGTGGAAAGGCACATGTTAGGAGAagaatacaaaaagatttcaaagGCTTTAACCTTCCCTCTGAGTACCATTTAGAGCATTATTAAGAAGTGGAAAGCTTATGACACCACCAACACCTTGCCTAAATCGGGCCGTCCCTCCAAACTGGGACGGGAGGACATTGATCAGGGAAGCTACCAAGAGGCCACTGGCAACTTTAAAGGACTAACACGTTTTTATGGCTGAGATTGGCAAAATGTGGCATGTGGAAAAAGGttttgtggtcagatgagaccaagaTGGAATATTTTGGAGTTATGTttggcaaaacacaaacacagcacaccacccaaaacacaccatacctactgtgaagcatggtggGGGAACACATTCAGGGAAACGGGGAACATTTATGTTGTGGAGGGTGTTTCTATTCCGCAGGGACTGGGCAATTGGTCAGGATTGAAGATAAATGGATGCAAAGTACACGAAAATTCTTGAGGAAAACCTGCGGCCCTCTGTTAGACAGCTGAACATAGGCAGGTGGTTCACCTTCCAGCACGACAACGACCCTAAACACACCGCCAAAACGATGCAGTGGCTTAAGTATAAGAAGGTGAGTGTCCTTGAGTGGCCAAGTCAGAGTCCTGTCCTAAATCCAATTGACAATCTGTGGATGGACTTGAAGACAGTAGTCAATCGCTGCTCACCGTGAAATTTGACTGAACTCGAACAATTctgcaaggaagaatgggcaaataTTCCCAAATCTAGGTGCGCAAGGCTAATAGAGACGTATCCACACAGATTGATGGCACTAATTAAAGCAAAAGGAGGCTCAACCAAGTTATAAATCACGGGATTGATGACATTTCCAACTCTGTTAttctagttttattttcttatgtttcAGAACTAAAGTGACTATTTCAAAGGGGTATGATGATTCTCAATAGGCACTGTAATATGCTACAGCTNNNNNNNNNNccccccccccccccccccccaatatttTTGGATTCCTTGACTGTGGAAAAACAATGTCTGGGTAAATATAATGTCCGACTTTGTTGTGTCTCGGGTGCTTTGAAGCCGTGGtgtttctgctctgtttttCAGCCCAGCCAGGCAGATGTGTGTTGCTGTTGGCGGTGTATGACATATGGTCATTTGTTTGGTTGAGATGCTATCTCTGGAGGCTCAGCCTGAGGATTCAGTGAGTGAATCCACAGTGGACACGTGAGGATTGATGCCTGTTTAGCTTCAGCCCCTTGACCTCGACCTTTTAAAGAATCCTCCTTGTCTTCAAAGCCAAGTGGTGTGGCGCTCACTGTCTCCAAATAAGTGTATGACATCCAATGGGTTTCTCTTTGTTTGGCTGACATGGTGTTGTGACTAGAGCCGGACTTGGCTCTGTGATTGTGAAATCTCACGCCACCTTGAATTAGTTTTAATAAACTAAGTTGTGCGTGTGCTGTCATATGGTATTCTTgttcttcaatttttttcaagcAGGCTAAATGGAAGAATGCAGAAACGAGCAATGATGGATAACTCTGCAATAGTACATGCTGTCTCTTGTTTCCTTTACTTGGCCTCTGAACAAGAGCAGATAATAGAGTTTTATGACTATTACTCATATAATAACACATAATAATAGTTTTGTAGAATCCGCTGCAAGTTTGCTTTGAGTAAAAAGAATAAGcttaataaaagaaatgctgCTATATATCCCTCTGCTTATCTCCCCTTTCCAGGTGTTGATCGTATCAGACAGCTATCGGAGAACACCACCTACTTCCGCAGGGAACTCCGTGA from Etheostoma cragini isolate CJK2018 chromosome 18, CSU_Ecrag_1.0, whole genome shotgun sequence encodes the following:
- the LOC117961108 gene encoding uncharacterized protein At1g10890-like; the protein is MLTVGKTTNVTLESHLEMERAQAQELKDKLSKMEEALREQEEEAKDILERSQASHRAQLEMQNQSNKNIIAALEKKCEHQLESKRVLWHREEASLLEESEKTRASHVAQIDEQSFASDCLLASLKKTEQQLKSKLNQWKEDKASLLQATESLKLTQQEKEQEWEMTESTLRSTLKPDHAKAKEEEVEQKASAWLRKRTHLYWYSICLWVCRVCG
- the LOC117961107 gene encoding ribonuclease Y-like; amino-acid sequence: MENMDFNSRATEPQISFYLSSLEEQVRCELKDSEATLTQGKSEGRLHLVIREDLLADLLDQLQQQREGSSWSHEEELMQKEIGELKVQLAERVPSPLRETEHLKAQLGKICTRLRKSEKDLDPQTFIAEGLKAELEQIKGEKEALKREVETLKVGKTNVQLELESFLGRERAQVQELKEKLSKTEEAIREQEKEAKEKMQRSQASHRAQLDEALAQRVPSPPGETEHLKSQLGKICTRLRKAEKDLELQIFITEDLKVELKQVKGEKQTLYNIVATQKLQL